The nucleotide window AGCCGACAGTGAGAATTTCAGTAAGGCTGCCTACGTCGGCAACAGGTCTGCCTTTAGCCCCACGGGGCACCCTGGATCAGGGCTGGGGAACGCAATTCTTCAGGCTTCCTCTACCCTGCAAGGCTATGAACCGGAGATTGGGAAAGGAAGTAGAAGATGCTGCAACAGTCACGAGAAAGCAATACTGACTGCCTTAGAATTATCATGTTATGTGATGTAGGAAAACATAACCTTTTCTTGAAAAGAATCCTTAGGCCTATTCCATAGGCTTGAGAAATACCATAGTGTAGGTAATTTGGTGCCAGAATTAGTCATTTGGCCCTCCAGTAACTGCTACTGCTCGTAACATGGCACCATTTGCCCTTATGACCAGAAACATCACTAAGGAAATATAACAACTATCCCAGCAGCCTTCCAAACTCCTCTTCCTCTTTGCAGCTGTGGACAGTTTGGGCATTACCTTTGGGTTCCAACACAGGGTTCTTTGTTGCTCACACATCCTTCCTCCACTGTGATCCTCCTTCAGGCTTGGGGATAACCCCTCGATACTCCTTGGAAGCAGTGGACGAGGTGGCCGTGCTGGTGGCTTATGTCCAAGCTTCTGGGAGCGTCCCCGAGTGATTCAACACAAAGTTGAAGGAAGATAAGGGCAGCTGAGAACCCTAGAAATAATGGAATTTCTTAACTGTAGCATCTCCTGATCTCAGAAGGGAAGGGGAGCTCCCTTTCAGAAAACTAAGTCCTCAAAGTGGTAAGTTTTCGGCTGAgaggtggagaaaggagaaatcactGTCTACTCTGCCAcattcctcccccttccctgaaCAGCTTAAAGCATTTAATATTTCCACTCCATCACATGCACAATGACCTCACTTACGAGGCCTCACCTGGTGTTGCTTTAGTTAACACACAATTCTCCCATAGGTTGGCCATTTTCCCCGGTCTTCAAAAGATTAGAGACAGTGAATTATCTGTTTCAGAAAGGAGTGTTCACCCTCAGAAGGAAAAATAGCATTCGTTCAACAAATGCTCATCGAACTCCTGCTTTGTGCTAGGCATTAAGAGTAGAGTAGGAAGCGAGACAGAgtgcctgccctcagggagcttacaggCATTAACAAATAATTGCACAAGTTATTACAGttgtgataaatgctataaaaaattAGGCAGAGTGGCGTGACAGCTTGTAGCAGGAGGACCAATCCTAAATTGTTGGGACCGTGGAAGGTCTCTGGAGGAAGAGACTTAAGCTGAGACGTGAAATATACATTACACAGGtcaaaagggagagggaggagcctGGGAAGCTCGGAGGCTGGGAACCCACAGGGAGTCGGCGTAGCTGGGGTAGAGAAGGCAGAATAACTCGAGATGGGCATGGAGACGTGGGCAAGCAGCCAGGTCAGACGAGGCTCTCGGGCCACATTGAGGATTCTCAACCTAAACCTAAAGAGAGTTTTGAGCAGGGAAGTGAAGTAAGAATTACATTTTTACACTCTGATGTGGATTGAAGGCAGGCAGGAGTGGCAGCAGGTGGAAGAACAAACAGGCCATTATTGGAgtcgggggcgggggtggggtggggagagaggtaaTACCTGTGCCTTGGGCAGCTTTAGGGCATGATTACTAGGTCAAAATCAATGGGCTTAAACAGAGGTTAGGGGTGCCAAGTTAAGGAGGGGAAGATGATCCTAGATTTCTCGTACGAGAAATTCAGTGGATGGTGGAGACATTTACTAAGGAAAGAAACACTGTAGGAAATTTTTTTGTAGGGGGAGGATTATGAACTCCATTTGGATATGTTAACTGAAAGGTGCACATGAGATATCCATGTGGAGATGTAGAGGAAGTTAATAtgagcctggagcccaggagaaTGTTCTGGAACCATAAATGCAGCAGTTTACATTCAGATTAGAGATAGGAATGGAAGCCGTGAGCTGAGATCACTTAGGGAGAAAATACGGTGTCAGAAAAGGGCCTAGGACTGAGTGCTGAGAAAGTCCACCTGTGCGAACTGGAGTGGAGGAGACCGTACGACAACTGACGAGATCTGGAAGCAGGAGTGTGGTAGCCAGGGCCACACTGGCCTGCAGTGACTCCACCTCCTGGAGTCATGTCCTTGTGTGGTCTCTGCCCACACTGAATGGGGCTAAGCTGTGTATAAATATGACATTGTGGGAATGACAGTGCACGACTAAGGTTGTGGCTACAAAATCAGAAAGGCCAGATGTGGCATCTCAGAGAGCTGTTCAGACAATAAGGCTTCTAAGAACCTTAAGGGCATTATCCCTCAGCCATCTGAGCAGAAGCTCAAGGTAGACGAATTTTCTCAAATAGGTTGTGGGTGTGGCTCTTGCTGCAAGAAGACTCATAGGAGACAACGGAGtgttcaaaaatattcatagcaacacTGCCAGCTTGAACTGAAAGAGATACAGGGCAAAACGTAAAGCTGCCTTTGGATCCCTAAAACCCTACTGGCAGGAGGCAGGCAGAGAAATCTACGTAGCTGCGAATGTGGGCTACCATTCACGGAAACGGAAGGGTGACTCAAGAGCCTGAAGGCCCCCAACAATGCCCCCTTCTGGTATTCACACCTTTGTGTATTTCCCTCCCACAATGAATAGGATTGACCTGTGTAACAAATATATTGTGGAGTGACAGTGTGACATTTGAGGCCAAGTCATGAAGGACAATGGAGTTTCCACCTTGCCCCCTGGGACCCCTGCTCTGGGGGAAACCACTTGCCACGTCCTGAGGACGTTCGAGCAGCGCTAGAGATGCCCACCTGGGGAGGAAcggaggcctcctgccaacagtcACGTGGGTGAACCAACCTGGAAGTGGATCCCCTGCTATCAGTCCAGCTTTCACGTGACGGTGGTACCGGCTGAGTCCTCCTAAGCAAGAACTACCCCGTGAAGCCACACCCAGACTGCTGACCCACAGAAACAGGAAGGTAAGGCTTGCTGTTTTCAGATCTTACGTTTTGGGGTAATCTGTTACACAGCAACAGGCAACTGATACAAGGAAAGACCAGAAGAGTGTGAGTTCATGAAAAGTAAATGTTTCAAGGAGGGAGTGGACAACTGTGTCACATGTTGTGGAATGGCCGAGTATGTCTCATACTAGGATGACAATAAAGCCAACGTATTGAACAGGAGTTTCATTTAGATATCTTAACTACAGGGGAAACCcccccaaacaaataaaaacccctCTATGCTCAGTATACCTGTCTAAGAAAACAgaggggggggtgtgtgtgtgtgtataaataaataaaaagatgtatCATCTTTTCAAAGATGTCATATGCTTTGTCTAATCCTCAAAAGAACCCCATGAGGTAGGACAAATGTCTATTTGTTTAAACACCAAACACCAAAACGTGGTCACATAGGCATAAAGCCCTTAGATCACAAATGACAAAAGTTAATCCCTAAAATTAACGCTGTGAGCAGCTAACGCCTTTCCTGCAACAGCTACCATCTCCTCAGAGGGTTGGTCTGTTCGGGATCTGGGCCAATTTGGTGTTTTCCACACATTTTCAAAACTGATGGTGTCTTGCGATTACCATCAGTCTGAGTTTTAGTCCATTTTAAGCAGATACAGGgtgtaaaaaacagaaataagtaCATTTTTGCCTTCTGAGAAATTCAAGTAAGACATTTCCAGCCCAACTATGCCCATCTCTATGGCTCCAAACTGACTTTCCCACACCCATCTAAAATAGGACGCAAGAAACcaaatttcaaacttttctttgcttcttttattcTCTCACTAGGATTAGTGCAAGGGAGTGAGAAAGACTTAACCCAAGAACCCATTCTTACGTAGCAATTTTAAGAGCCAAAGTTTGGTACCAGATATAATAGCACTGTATAGATTTTAAAACCCATGTTTCTTAAAAACCATCTCAGCAGGTGTGACCAGCTCTTTATTTCCAGCCCCTCCTTCATAGCAACAGAATCACAGAAGGCAGCAGCCAGGTGAGAACTGCTATAACCAAGAGGAAGACCACCAGCCCTCCCCAAACATGATACTCTGAGTCACGACTTCCAGGACTTCTCCCGTGACCGTGGGCTTTAAACCATTCCACTACTTCCTGGAGGTCAAAGGGCTGAGCTTCATAACCCAGCTCTTTCTTGGCTTTCTCTAAGCTAAAATAATGTGTGACACCAGTTTTATAAACTTCAGTGCGGGTGAGAAAGGGCTGGAAGTTGTAGAGTCGACCCAAAATGAAGTGGGCCATCTCTGTTAGGAAAGCAAAGCAGTAGACGAGGTCCAAGGGCAGGCGGGTGGATGGGAATGTGTAGCCCAAGCCCTCGACCAGAGGCCGGAAGAACTCGAAGTTGTTCACTGGTCTGCCATCTGAGATGAAGTAGGGCTGCCCAGAGGCAATGTGGCCCTTGTCAGCTTTCAGGGCCTCTGAGGCCAGAATGTGAGCCCGCACCAAGTTATCCACATGGACAAACTCAACCAGGCTCCCGGGATCCCCGTATACAAACTTGAACAGACCCCTCTCAATGTAGCTCACGATCCTGGGAAGGTGCCTTTGTTCTCCAGGCCCATAGATGCCAGCCGGCCTCAGAGCACAGGTTCTTAAGACACCATCGCCTCTTTCCAGGAGTGTACCGTTTGCCTCCAGCACCTTCTTCTCCGCAATAGATTTGGTCCGAGAGTAGTGATCGGGGTGGAGGTGAAGGGGCAGGTAAGGCAGAGATTCGTCCCCGTTTCTGATAACTTGACCTCCAAAGATGACATTGAAAGTGCTGGTGTAAACTAACCTGGGCACCCCTCTCCTGTGACAGGCCTGGAGGACATTGTCTGTGCCCCCCACATTGACTTCTTCGATTAGGTTTCGATTCAGTTGCTCCCTTCCTGACATGCCATAAGAGGCGATATGGAACACACAAGTGACGTTCGCATCCTGGAAGGCGTTCTCTATGTCAGAGAGGTGGCGGATGTCTCCACGTACAAACTTGATTCCTTCTGGAACGGTTTCAGCAGGGCTGCGGATGTCAAACAGAATCACATGGACTCCCTTCTGGTTCAGAGCACAGCCTAGTCTGAAAGCAGAAAAAGTTAGATCAAGTCACCTTAAGCTGTGCCtagaagtatataaaataatttaccaaTCAAGGTGGGGCTCACCCTGAGTCCCTGACTTCACGTGTTCATTGGTACAAGTCTTACTTACTCAAATTTTCAAACCTAAGAATCCTCTTGTCTGCTTAAATTACAATGACAGAGGTTTTCTCTTCGAGGAATGGTGGCATCTATTATACAATATGACATTTTCCCCCTCTGTTCTAAGACCCACTGTCCATTTTTTGGATTATTTGTGAATAATAACTATGAAagagctattattttaaattgtttttagtaaTGTGAATAATCACTCCTTCCCAATTTAATGGGTTTATAAAGACTTTTTCTTAAAGTGGAATGTATCCATGGTTCTCAATTTCAATGAGCAGTGAGGcaacacagtttatttatttccGGTTTAACATTATACAAACAAGTAAACGTTTGCACCGTATTAAGTGTCAGAGTTGAGAGCTACATATTTTCTGGCAACTACTAGTAAGATAATTCCATGGGCATATTTTATAGATGCACTGACCAGAAACCGAAATAACCACTTCCTCCTGTAATGAGGACAGTTTCGGCTGGAGATCCTTGGGAGTCCATGTGCACAGGCAAACAATAACTGAACCTGTAAGAAAGAAGCATGCAGCACTATTACTGACCCAAATGCAAATGTCATTCTCCTTAATTTTGAGTTAACAAAAGCAAAAGGTCAATATGCACTAACAGAACCAGAAGCTAAGGCCCAGCGTCTAGTCACAGTGTGTGACGTTAGCCACCCCCTTCACTTCTTGGCTTCAAATTTCTTCACGTGTAGTACGAGGACAGTGGTATCTGTTCTGCTTACCTGACAAGGTCAACGTgaaggttaaataagataatgtgccTGGGAGTGATTCGAAAACCACAAAGCACTTTTCAAATGTAAGgtatttggccgggcgtggtggctcacgcctgtaatcctagcactctgggaggctgaggcaggtggatcgctcaaggtcaggagttcgagaccagcctgagcaagagcgagactccgtctctactaaaaatagaaagaaattatatggacaactaaaatatatatatagaaaaaattagccgggtatggtggcgcatgcctgtagtcccagctacttgggaggctgaggcagtaggattgcttgagcccaggagtttgaggttgctgtgagctaggctgacgccatggcactcactctagccagggcaacaaagcgacactctgtctcaaaaaaattaaaaaaaaaaaaaacaacaaaaaaacaaatgtaaggTATTTAATTCTTGGAAAAGATTAGagcctttttgaaaaaaaaaaaaaattcattcaaatttGGTAGAAAGGCATTTCCCCCCATACATCATAAAATCAAAGATAGAACTCTAAAGGAAGCTTCCAACGTCTTTTGTTTGAAATAGTATACTGTGGCATAgtttaatactattttattaaacctacacttaaaaaaaataggggaaaaactCCTTTATGTAGCAAATCACACCTCCCCCCAAATCTTACAAGTGCTCCAAATGCAGCACTCACTGCCTTTGAGGGGTcccacttctctctcccttctcttctatGTCCCCTGCCAAATTCCTCTCAAGGCTCCAAGAACCCCTTCTctccaaaataaaacaagcaaagagTGGGCCACCAAATTCCTCCTACGTACGAGGAGAGACCTATAGAACAGGAGGTCCTCAAAGGCACtggaaatatacacatacacacactcacactcatgccaaCAGAGACACTCAGAAGTGTGGTGAGGCAGGGAGCGGGCAAGCAACCAAGAGCCCTACCACTGTCTCCTCTCAGCAGGGCACCCACAACTTTGGCCACCGCACCGTGTCAGTGGGTTTCAACAAGGAAGAGCCAGGAGGAGAGCAGGAACAGCAGAGGTTGGGGCTTTCGCAAGAGGAGGAGTTCGTGCAGCAGAGAGGCTGAGTGTGAAGTCAGTGCACAtatacaaggaaagaaaactgggggtggggaggacaggaaCACACAGTTGAGACATCTTGCCTCTGCCCCTAAATGGTTACGTGGTCTTGGCCAAGACACTTCACTTCTCTAGACTTCACCTTTCTCTTCTGTCAAGTTGTGTGTTGTGCTGTATTATAGGAACTCTTAAGGTTTCTAAAAAGCAGCTCACAACAGTGGAAATAATAATGTCAAACACACAGTGCTTGCTACCTGCACCAGGCAGCATGCTAAGTATTTACAGCTATTTAATCCTTTTAATAATCTTAGCAGGAAATTACTGTTAGTACCCTGTTTTCCAgctgaggaaaatgaagcagagTGACATTagtaaataactttcccaagctTACCTGGACTCACACCCAATGGCAGTTTGGCCCTGGGAATTTGCACACTCAACCACTAGGAATCCACTCAcaagttgtgtgaccttgggccagttaaTCACTCTGGACCTGATCCTTCATCTAAAAAGTGGAGTTGATAATAAGCTCACAGGCTTGTGAAGATCAAACAGgataatgtattaaaaatgtcCAAGAAAATGCCTGACATAGTGTAGGCACTCAACAGATGTCATTTCTcaaattcccttttcttcaaGCTCTAAAGTTTGGGGGTTTGATTGTTCCATGACATTCCCACCTGCCATGATTAGAGCTCTCAAAAGCACAGGGTTACAAAGAGCTCGACAGGTTCTTCTGGATGCCTGTACAAGCGTATCAGATTGCCAGTGAAGCTAATCAGATCGTTCAGACAGGATCAGTGGGTGTGACAACTGAAAACAAGGTTCAGCAAGTGGCTGTCTCAGCGGCCTGAGGGTACCCGGAAGAGAAGAGTGAGAAATATGAGGGAAATGGAGCAAAACGGTGTGGAGGATGACCAATGGATTCCAAAGGTTCCACTAAACAATCGCCGCAGTTGTGCTTACGAGAAAATGCATGAAGAATGAACGCACCAGTATGCCTTCAATATACCTGGTGATTCTATTGTTTTCTGAGTGCAGAACTCTCTCATTTGGATTTGAAGTAGCCATAAAACCAAATGTAGTCAATTCTACTATTTACTGTAATCATATGACTTTGTCACAAATGCTGTTTCCAAAAACAGTAGACATCAGTTACTGATGCCTCAATCCAGACTTCTTACCTTCAGCTCCATGAACTGAGCATTAGCACTTCCTGTTCTCACCTCAGTGTGACATGCTATGCCACCAGGTCCTTGCCTGGCTGCATCTCTCTCAGTATTTCAGCCCACTCACATGTCACTTACCTAGAGAGGCTTCTCTGATCACCCTAACAAAGCCTCCAAAGCCTCAATGCTGCTTACATCCCCCATGGTATATTACACAATCTCAAACCATTACGTTTTTATTATTGATCTCCTCCCCacagaatgtaagttccatgagaacTGAGGCCTTCTGCCTTCCGGGGTGtccctaaccagaacccagaacacagtagatgctcaataaatatttgttgaatttatggATGACTCTGAactctgtaaaatatttacaatttagtAAAATTGTGATGGGCACAAATTATGCACGGCCCTGTAGTGTCTAAGAGTCACTGCCACGCATGACAATTAATGCTGCCATTTTAACTTAATGTACCCCGTCGTCTGCTAAAAAGTGCTGGGTTAGGgaataaaaaagacacaaagcTAGATGGCACAGAGCTCCTGAGTTCTGGAGCTTACATCAGAGGAGAGTGGCTTCTGTAAATATCTAAAGGACAAGGCAACAAAGGTGAAAACAAGATTACTGTTATAATGTTGGTATAAACAAAGTGCTGTGGAAAcactgaggtggggtggggagattgACTCTGCCGGGGCAGATCAGAAGACTTCATGGAAGAGTGAGCTTAGAGGTACAGGGGCCATGGGAGGATTCAGGCAGGTCGAGAAGAGGGTTATTACAGGCCGAGGGCACATCATAAATAAATGGGCCAGCAACAGGGAAGGCTGTGTTGGACAACTAATACAGCCAGTCCGCTATGGCTGATGTAGCTGGTGCTTTAGGGTGGAAAGACAGCCTGGGGTTGGCTGGAGAcagcccttcctctccttctgggGAATCTATACTCCATTCTGCAGACAACAGAAAGCCTTTGCAGGTTTACATCAGGAAACTGGCAGGATAACCTTGGTCCCTGTGAAAGAGCAAGCTTCCTCTGGAGGAGGGAGAGCCCAGAAACaggccaggggccagggaaggggagaTTAGGATCTAGGCTGGGGGGTTATCGGTCAGGACGAAATGCCAGTGTGCTCAGCTGAAATCAGGGTGAGGGCTGGTGAGCACCTGAATGAAACAGCAGCAGGCAGCATCCAGGTGAAGCTGGAGGAAGGTGAAGTCATTAACTGAAACAGCAGGTTCTGGAAATGATCGTCTGGTTAATAGAGTTTTGATTAACAGGATGCCAGATAACAAAGTTTAAGCTATTCTTCATATCTCTACAAGAATTCCACTGTAAGGGATTCAGAAAATGGACAAGGCCTCCAAGAGCCCAATTAAAAAATTCCAACAGAAATGCTTCCTAATCTctaattattctttgtttttaaaattacacattcCAGTCTAGTTGCAAGACCACAGGTCAATCATGGTTCACGTGCACATTAATCAAGTCAGCAATGCACAGTATCAGATTATTAATGCTTCAGAAACCTGCCAGGCCTATTGATGCTACTCATTACCTTCCAACTAGTTCCAGAAGGATAGGAGGCAAGAACGTGTATAACCAACCTGATCGGGGAGTCAGATGAGAAaggtaagaaaaattaataatttaacaagACAAACAGCAACGAAAGAAGCCTATACACCAGGTCAGGACGACTTTTCGCAGTTACCAGCCGTTAACGGTACTGCCAGGGAGCCACCTCCTTGCTTCCTGGTCCCCTGCCATCAAGAAGCACATTAAAAATCTCAGCAAACACATTTCATAGAAAACCCCAGAAAATTCTCATGAATGCTAAaccagaaaggagaaaagagtaCACACAGTTTTTCTTCAACCAGCCGCCCAATTTTCATATACTTTATAgcttctgttttattaattagTTTCCATCTGATTCCTTCTAGAACTGGGCACTCAGACCTGCCTTTATAATGGCAATCGCTTGAAGCCTCTTCCAAAATGTGGCTTTGTTCAGTAATTGCTTTCCCCTGGGGTGGAGGGTTACATCTGACCTGAACAGTCATTTTAGCAGATACAGGTTCAAGTTAAGCACATGATCAAGAAAATGGAATCTTAATTACAAACacgaaaaaaaatgaaatttaaaatctgcCTGACCTCTTGATAACACTAAGGTAAAGTGAGGGTAATAAAGTTGACATCTCAAGGGGAGTTTTGAGAAGAAACTAATAAAAGATGACCGGGAGTACTTTAGATTTACAAAGACCTAATTAAATGCTAAGGATCAGCAATAAGAGCCTTAGATTATGCACATAGTTCCTTCATTCCTATGAGTTTAGGGTAATGATGCTACTAACCCTCTGGTATTACAATGCAATATAGAAATCTAGGTGCCATTAGCATTTCACCAGTAGAAAGTATGCAACAAAGAGAATTTAAGGCtgtttccataaaaataaaaaattactatatgtaccttaagaaagaaaaatatctgcaagTAGTATAACCCTATGATTAGGTGTTTTAAATTGCTACACAAGTACTGACCAAAGGTATTAATAAAAGGTAACTGTATTCTTACTATATTGAGATCTGGAAAATATCCTGAAGCTAGATGGCTTATGAAATAGTGCTGTTCAAACTCCAGTGTGATctgaaaattatttgtgtttaataTAAAGCAGTCAAAGCAATAAAGATGAAGTTGTTAGAGACCATAAGGAGGGGAACCCTGATAGAGATGAAAGGGATGTGAGGTATAAAACCTACACAGCCAGACACAGTTGGGAAGAAAATTAACTAAAGACACAGCATTAGTGAAAAATCGGTA belongs to Eulemur rufifrons isolate Redbay chromosome 23, OSU_ERuf_1, whole genome shotgun sequence and includes:
- the SDR42E1 gene encoding LOW QUALITY PROTEIN: short-chain dehydrogenase/reductase family 42E member 1 (The sequence of the model RefSeq protein was modified relative to this genomic sequence to represent the inferred CDS: substituted 1 base at 1 genomic stop codon) — protein: MDSQGSPAETVLITGGSGYFGFXLGCALNQKGVHVILFDIRSPAETVPEGIKFVRGDIRHLSDIENAFQDANVTCVFHIASYGMSGREQLNRNLIEEVNVGGTDNVLQACHRRGVPRLVYTSTFNVIFGGQVIRNGDESLPYLPLHLHPDHYSRTKSIAEKKVLEANGTLLERGDGVLRTCALRPAGIYGPGEQRHLPRIVSYIERGLFKFVYGDPGSLVEFVHVDNLVRAHILASEALKADKGHIASGQPYFISDGRPVNNFEFFRPLVEGLGYTFPSTRLPLDLVYCFAFLTEMAHFILGRLYNFQPFLTRTEVYKTGVTHYFSLEKAKKELGYEAQPFDLQEVVEWFKAHGHGRSPGSRDSEYHVWGGLVVFLLVIAVLTWLLPSVILLL